Proteins from one Chitinophaga oryzae genomic window:
- a CDS encoding NAD(P)-dependent oxidoreductase, giving the protein MEKRISIGLIREEKQPHDNRVAFTPRQCQWIMEHYPQVEVLVQPSPHRCFRDEEYRKAGITLQEDLSGCALLLGIKEVPPEFLVAGKTYLFFSHTKKKQPHNRHMLQVILEKNITLIDYECLVHPDGQRILGFGFFAGVVGAHNGLLALGRKTNAFSFKPVHTCHDFQELITHYFGVKLPPMKIVVTGSGRVAAGVLEIMGLLGIKYIPPEEYLVNQYAYPVYTQLKAGELYLRKNDKTYSRADFHAHPEAYECRFLPYVTVSDVLMNGIYWDHNIPPLFNAADLKKENFRIKVIADITDDTNGSVPCNLGDSTIDDPVYGVVKETMEQTAPYLPDTVDMMCVSNLPNELPRDASQYFGDQIMKYVFEELLKEHSTMIEKATIAAGGTLTQHYAYLEDYVHPL; this is encoded by the coding sequence ATGGAAAAAAGGATTTCAATAGGGCTCATCCGCGAAGAGAAACAACCACACGACAACCGCGTGGCTTTCACTCCCCGGCAGTGCCAGTGGATCATGGAACATTACCCCCAGGTGGAAGTACTGGTACAACCCTCACCGCACCGCTGTTTCAGGGATGAAGAATACCGGAAAGCGGGCATCACGCTGCAGGAAGACCTCAGCGGCTGCGCGCTGCTGCTCGGTATCAAAGAGGTGCCGCCGGAGTTCCTGGTCGCGGGCAAGACCTACCTTTTTTTCAGCCACACCAAGAAAAAACAACCGCACAACCGACATATGCTGCAGGTGATCCTGGAAAAAAACATCACGCTGATCGATTACGAATGCCTCGTACATCCGGACGGACAGCGCATCCTCGGCTTCGGCTTCTTCGCCGGCGTAGTCGGCGCCCATAACGGACTGCTGGCCCTCGGCAGGAAAACAAACGCCTTCTCCTTCAAACCGGTACATACCTGCCACGATTTCCAGGAACTGATCACGCATTATTTTGGCGTGAAACTGCCACCGATGAAAATTGTGGTGACCGGCTCCGGCCGCGTGGCCGCGGGCGTGCTGGAGATCATGGGACTGCTCGGCATCAAGTATATCCCGCCGGAAGAGTACCTGGTCAACCAATACGCGTACCCCGTTTACACGCAACTGAAAGCGGGTGAACTGTACCTGCGGAAAAACGACAAGACCTATAGCCGTGCCGATTTCCACGCACATCCGGAAGCCTATGAATGCCGCTTCCTCCCCTATGTCACCGTCAGCGATGTGCTGATGAACGGCATCTACTGGGACCATAACATCCCTCCCCTGTTCAACGCGGCTGACCTTAAAAAAGAGAACTTCCGCATCAAAGTGATCGCGGATATCACCGACGACACCAATGGCTCCGTTCCCTGCAACCTGGGCGACAGTACCATCGACGACCCGGTGTACGGCGTCGTCAAAGAAACGATGGAACAAACAGCCCCCTATCTCCCGGATACGGTAGACATGATGTGCGTCAGCAATCTGCCCAACGAACTGCCCCGGGATGCTTCCCAGTACTTCGGCGACCAGATCATGAAATATGTTTTTGAGGAACTACTGAAAGAACACAGCACCATGATCGAAAAGGCGACCATCGCGG